In a single window of the Anaplasma platys genome:
- a CDS encoding type IV secretion system protein → MHRVLKAIPLLILFVISIPLASLAEVAQKTGPTGADDEHLVHYRHSEATNPRCAAVGMANDFGGGSIGAGLGMTLAGMIMQQFPNAVTIWVSRALIFGGMTAVSAGITAAAPYYLCNWSFVRHPVLRKKEKQGSGSSDLEYSTCENPVSPRGGNDAVKTQYLSENCNKEFANMEDYYNCLVQGSSAVGKLSLEDARRSEPLCSNQKFKSESKYAWPKNRVSSSEVIEVCYRYPLSDLAVAPFTLFALSFYQRSYTELLKDYSGYPRESTFGSPEMHRTKLSVSGAFYSSKADKYVKCGAMVAGQEITLFDATYRAVERGARLCVDAVKLSGVPLLLQPEIGCQLRPNSPPVPMCADSKPMKGGRRMESTSHGLNPSEIDKYDNSACYSCYVSEVCKGVAGLHSRSVFPVTSVIVGCVVDSLKNLLDPPEACRQQRTTGTNIGFLKVAQNKLKSTVMAALILALILFSIKAVLGGVQNASELYMTAIKFALVVYFTQGSAMSNAYEYLTKLSIGLSNIVLQAGGDNGICDFQSGDYEKEFLYLMPWDRLDCRVMFYLGSQLTGGTGTGVVLNVLLSAGLLIAAVLINAKVIICLVALFAVLMLVLTVIWTVYVFLLSFIALTVLTIISPLMIPMCLFQATKGFFDGWTRQLMTYALYPVILFAFLSLMFTVFDQIYFGDLKFKRGTPGTVRVTDQVVRQGASVAAVNQMVKPKIWFELKEDCDCDKRRDNLACMFDSVQFHSRPLFLGISVGEPEFKMQATAQIWTRLGVFVLVGFLFYHFLSSISYIAGELAGDPRAGGIGSGGMNPRAMAHRAAGLASSLRSQATAKVSDLGGRMGDAMKGGGSEGGDKVSGGSSGRRSPGSGGE, encoded by the coding sequence ATGCATAGAGTGCTCAAAGCAATTCCGCTCTTAATTCTGTTCGTAATATCAATTCCACTAGCGTCTCTAGCAGAGGTTGCGCAGAAGACCGGTCCTACGGGTGCTGATGATGAGCATTTGGTACATTATAGACATTCGGAAGCCACCAATCCCCGTTGTGCAGCGGTGGGAATGGCAAATGATTTTGGCGGCGGAAGCATAGGTGCCGGATTGGGCATGACGCTGGCAGGGATGATAATGCAGCAATTTCCCAATGCGGTAACGATCTGGGTATCTCGGGCATTAATCTTTGGCGGCATGACTGCGGTGTCTGCGGGTATCACAGCAGCGGCTCCCTATTATCTGTGCAACTGGAGTTTTGTTCGCCACCCGGTTTTGCGCAAGAAAGAGAAGCAGGGCTCAGGGAGTAGTGATTTGGAATACAGTACGTGTGAAAATCCTGTTAGTCCCAGAGGAGGCAATGATGCAGTGAAAACACAGTACCTCTCAGAGAATTGTAACAAGGAATTTGCTAACATGGAGGACTATTATAATTGTTTGGTGCAAGGTTCTTCTGCTGTAGGAAAACTGAGTTTAGAGGATGCTAGACGTTCTGAGCCGCTTTGTTCAAACCAAAAGTTTAAAAGCGAGAGCAAGTATGCTTGGCCGAAGAATAGGGTTTCAAGCTCAGAAGTTATAGAAGTTTGCTATCGCTATCCGTTAAGTGACCTGGCGGTTGCCCCCTTCACTTTATTCGCACTGTCTTTTTATCAGAGATCGTACACTGAGCTGTTAAAGGATTATAGTGGATATCCCCGTGAATCCACCTTTGGCAGCCCTGAAATGCACAGAACGAAGCTGTCGGTTTCTGGCGCTTTCTATTCAAGTAAGGCGGATAAATACGTAAAATGCGGTGCAATGGTTGCTGGCCAGGAGATAACACTCTTTGATGCAACGTACAGAGCTGTTGAAAGGGGGGCAAGACTATGCGTGGATGCAGTTAAGCTTTCTGGTGTGCCGCTGTTGTTGCAGCCAGAAATAGGATGCCAGTTGCGGCCAAACTCGCCTCCGGTACCTATGTGTGCTGATTCTAAGCCCATGAAGGGTGGGAGGAGAATGGAGTCTACGAGCCATGGCTTGAATCCTAGTGAGATTGATAAGTATGACAACAGCGCTTGTTACAGCTGTTATGTCTCTGAAGTGTGTAAAGGTGTTGCGGGGTTGCACTCGCGGTCAGTTTTTCCAGTAACCTCCGTGATAGTTGGGTGTGTAGTAGATTCGTTGAAGAACTTACTGGATCCTCCTGAGGCGTGTCGTCAGCAAAGGACCACTGGCACAAACATTGGTTTTCTGAAGGTTGCGCAAAACAAGCTTAAGAGCACTGTTATGGCTGCTTTGATTCTTGCACTGATCTTGTTCTCCATAAAGGCAGTTTTGGGAGGTGTGCAGAATGCTTCAGAGCTGTACATGACAGCTATAAAGTTTGCTCTGGTCGTATACTTCACCCAAGGCTCCGCGATGTCAAATGCTTATGAGTATCTGACCAAACTATCGATTGGTCTTTCAAACATAGTGCTGCAGGCAGGAGGTGATAACGGCATCTGCGACTTTCAATCAGGCGACTATGAAAAAGAGTTTCTGTACCTGATGCCCTGGGATAGGCTGGATTGTCGCGTAATGTTTTATCTGGGAAGCCAGCTAACTGGAGGTACGGGCACGGGTGTTGTTCTCAACGTCCTGCTCAGTGCCGGCCTGTTGATAGCTGCGGTGCTCATCAATGCGAAAGTAATAATATGTTTGGTGGCGCTTTTCGCTGTTTTGATGTTGGTGTTGACTGTCATATGGACGGTGTATGTGTTCCTGCTGTCATTTATAGCTCTAACCGTGCTCACTATCATATCGCCGCTGATGATTCCCATGTGTCTATTTCAGGCAACAAAAGGGTTTTTTGATGGGTGGACTAGGCAGCTGATGACATATGCGCTCTACCCGGTGATCTTGTTTGCGTTTCTCTCGTTAATGTTTACGGTTTTCGATCAGATATATTTTGGGGATTTAAAATTCAAGAGAGGCACGCCTGGAACGGTGCGAGTAACTGACCAGGTGGTACGGCAAGGTGCCAGTGTTGCAGCTGTTAATCAAATGGTAAAACCCAAGATATGGTTTGAGCTCAAAGAGGATTGCGATTGTGACAAGAGGAGAGACAACCTGGCGTGTATGTTTGACTCAGTACAGTTTCACAGTCGTCCGCTATTTTTGGGTATTTCTGTTGGGGAGCCAGAGTTTAAGATGCAAGCCACTGCTCAGATATGGACAAGGCTAGGGGTGTTTGTTTTGGTAGGCTTTTTGTTCTACCACTTTCTGAGTTCCATTTCTTACATAGCTGGGGAGCTTGCGGGTGATCCAAGGGCCGGAGGTATAGGAAGTGGAGGTATGAATCCGCGGGCTATGGCGCATAGAGCTGCTGGATTGGCATCTTCTCTGAGGTCGCAAGCTACTGCTAAAGTTTCTGATCTTGGTGGCAGGATGGGAGATGCCATGAAGGGTGGTGGCTCCGAAGGGGGGGATAAGGTTTCTGGCGGAAGTTCCGGCAGGAGGTCTCCAGGTTCGGGTGGCGAATAG
- a CDS encoding type IV secretion system protein, translating to MPRIVPIVFLMFLAGCGYHGCMSQADMYSDEVRSVVHANPSKDSDGGVQAWTKIDFPVEGKGIKLSVEHHGLNFCDKSEVNGKILDVPDSAPLKSGSDGRTYKSKYDVKISYPDKISKGETLTFTLDPIKQFVIDETICRNQHEDIRVTDVDNCLSNHIGQTHSVYYSHKLAAAKGGFTNSWYVKTKGGGIPFIVDDVVPVLLRTGADDVGENGKIRVPERLYSNLIQQDGRALDEGLCWTREELQEKAGSQVSNESQVDDAQKKREETLASLRSKTRKLREGLKNILDEQSLNILCDKLCPADGTKAVTTIYEGAKCQGVHLVTRKEESNEIPFVTLQKENFKEKPHVRLDGPSLVDTAEVPNDISSKMGLQYQKIRDEKREYDISIPSDRPPKYLRLDTPYEYVGADSVSDINLILNLEGEDKIFHLTGGRPIVGRYSISIKKDCSAHVGSSLYYKFSEVPLRGVEGFEGAEEIKFLERGVTDIDDKHQKGHLYIGVKDNGDGYDNNVGFYEIRFRISKIPPKVFSHITDWTEGKVRKALYGSNNDDSVVKKLYQSISKSGAFMRMVNALLVLYVIVSALYFILGFSKASIYQLVIIVFKVIVVMFVLRPDSWTFFNDHLLNLFINAPKFLIDAMTGGKGANFEFMDNILYRFSISQTWIQLLALIFAGPIGWLSVVLIFWGLVVLVQFLFQAIVIYLISIMTIALLLCIAPYFLVCILFRRTKNIFDMWIKILLQTAMQPVVIFTCIALLVTAINDVIYAMLNFEVCDACVFKADLKVTTVCLLSFPLPIGVIPTVPISDTIRELYNTGENVVLGLPGPMANILIFLALVHAARDFVLNSGEMCSIMFGAFTNLSEVGSTAAQSLLSVVGMDKSTGQMLEHHRRQSELFSRGPGAGRDEGSLMGSMRGSFRESGGDGRGRRPVIIPPGEPPASF from the coding sequence GTGCCAAGGATAGTTCCAATAGTATTTTTAATGTTCCTGGCGGGGTGCGGCTACCACGGATGCATGTCCCAAGCAGATATGTACAGCGATGAAGTTCGAAGTGTAGTACATGCGAATCCATCAAAAGACTCCGATGGCGGTGTTCAAGCGTGGACCAAGATTGATTTTCCTGTAGAAGGAAAGGGGATCAAGCTTAGTGTAGAACACCATGGCCTAAATTTCTGTGATAAATCTGAGGTTAATGGAAAAATACTTGATGTGCCCGATAGTGCCCCTCTTAAATCAGGAAGTGACGGCAGAACATACAAGAGTAAGTATGATGTGAAGATTTCTTATCCAGACAAGATATCCAAGGGAGAGACACTTACATTTACCTTAGATCCCATCAAGCAGTTTGTCATCGATGAAACAATATGCAGAAATCAGCATGAAGATATAAGGGTGACGGATGTGGATAATTGTCTGTCCAACCATATAGGGCAGACCCACTCTGTCTACTATAGCCATAAGCTAGCTGCAGCCAAGGGCGGCTTTACAAACAGTTGGTATGTTAAGACAAAAGGAGGTGGTATTCCGTTTATCGTAGATGACGTTGTGCCAGTGTTATTGCGTACAGGGGCAGATGATGTGGGAGAAAATGGTAAGATAAGAGTTCCCGAAAGGTTGTATAGTAATTTAATTCAGCAGGATGGCAGGGCCCTTGATGAAGGTTTGTGCTGGACTCGGGAGGAGCTGCAAGAGAAAGCAGGCTCACAAGTGTCTAATGAAAGTCAAGTTGATGACGCGCAAAAAAAGAGAGAGGAGACGTTAGCCAGTTTACGTTCCAAAACTCGCAAACTTAGAGAGGGTTTAAAGAATATACTGGATGAGCAGTCACTCAACATTCTCTGTGATAAGTTATGTCCTGCTGATGGTACAAAAGCGGTGACAACAATCTATGAAGGTGCAAAATGTCAAGGGGTGCACCTGGTTACTAGAAAAGAAGAAAGCAACGAAATCCCGTTTGTAACCCTGCAAAAAGAGAATTTTAAGGAAAAGCCGCATGTTAGATTAGATGGTCCCAGTTTGGTTGACACAGCAGAAGTGCCTAATGATATTTCCTCCAAGATGGGCTTGCAGTACCAAAAGATTCGGGATGAGAAGAGAGAGTATGATATCAGCATCCCTTCTGATAGGCCGCCGAAATATCTGCGGCTGGACACTCCTTACGAGTACGTAGGGGCAGATAGTGTCAGTGATATAAATCTCATTCTGAATCTTGAAGGAGAGGATAAGATTTTTCATTTGACTGGAGGACGCCCTATAGTGGGGCGCTATAGCATTAGCATAAAAAAGGATTGTAGTGCCCATGTTGGGTCTAGTTTGTACTACAAGTTTTCTGAAGTTCCACTGAGGGGTGTTGAGGGCTTTGAAGGTGCTGAGGAGATAAAATTTTTGGAGAGAGGTGTAACAGATATAGACGACAAGCATCAGAAGGGACATTTGTACATAGGGGTGAAAGACAATGGTGATGGCTATGACAATAATGTGGGGTTTTATGAAATACGATTCAGAATTTCAAAAATTCCACCAAAGGTGTTTAGTCACATAACAGATTGGACGGAAGGCAAGGTACGAAAGGCGCTATACGGAAGCAATAATGACGACAGCGTGGTGAAGAAACTTTATCAGAGCATAAGCAAAAGCGGGGCCTTTATGAGGATGGTCAACGCCCTGCTGGTTTTATACGTTATAGTTAGCGCGCTGTACTTCATTCTGGGCTTTTCCAAGGCTTCTATCTACCAACTCGTGATAATAGTCTTTAAGGTTATTGTCGTAATGTTTGTGTTGCGTCCTGATAGTTGGACATTCTTTAATGACCACCTGCTAAATCTCTTTATAAATGCTCCAAAGTTCTTAATAGACGCTATGACCGGGGGAAAAGGGGCAAACTTTGAATTTATGGACAACATCCTTTACAGGTTTAGCATTTCACAAACGTGGATACAGTTGTTGGCACTCATATTTGCGGGTCCTATAGGATGGTTGTCGGTGGTACTTATTTTTTGGGGTCTGGTGGTTTTGGTGCAGTTTCTCTTCCAAGCGATTGTCATTTATCTCATATCAATTATGACGATTGCGTTGTTATTGTGTATTGCGCCGTACTTCTTGGTATGCATTTTGTTCAGGCGTACCAAGAACATCTTTGACATGTGGATTAAAATCTTACTGCAGACTGCAATGCAGCCCGTGGTGATTTTTACATGTATTGCGCTGCTAGTAACTGCGATTAATGACGTGATATACGCAATGCTGAATTTTGAGGTTTGTGATGCTTGCGTTTTTAAGGCGGATCTGAAGGTCACTACTGTATGCTTGTTAAGCTTTCCGTTACCTATAGGGGTAATACCAACTGTACCGATAAGTGACACTATAAGAGAATTGTATAACACCGGGGAGAATGTGGTTTTGGGTCTGCCTGGACCGATGGCGAATATCTTAATATTCCTCGCGTTAGTTCATGCGGCTAGGGACTTTGTTCTCAATAGTGGGGAAATGTGTAGCATAATGTTTGGAGCGTTCACTAACCTCTCCGAAGTGGGCAGCACAGCGGCGCAATCATTGTTGAGTGTTGTTGGTATGGATAAGTCTACGGGACAGATGCTTGAGCATCATAGAAGACAGTCTGAGCTCTTTAGTAGGGGTCCAGGCGCCGGACGTGACGAAGGCTCGCTCATGGGTTCAATGCGAGGATCTTTCCGCGAGTCTGGTGGTGATGGTCGAGGGCGTCGTCCTGTTATTATTCCTCCAGGCGAACCGCCAGCGAGTTTTTAA
- a CDS encoding type IV secretion system protein — MFRLLLAISIVLLSSCSGGKCIGPSTGTLSQQEIVVPVMPKGADSTRPAMYWVNSGHKIDDEKKKIEITVEGTINFCPLDTAAKPVKVRMYPEDLFSEREGYEFTDTHVKVVEGDQLKFFAHSYNLTIPACDELLASNGSIIYYGHGVIYSDDNCSKVVPTASVCSAGAASIEDDNADKQYKLHMKDKNGKCTPLPEGASFPRVGGTLVQTPRLQFPLGYIGKLSTKPPNEISVSSRDVVVTGRVHDARTVGVDLPESQLDSVTCKLFRDGYLKTTLSNLVSVKQLAAGGRGSDYRRRYEIGNGDTKESKAKPTEEEKRKIERVLSEYTEYDINCHCGFICAPDNGGQENTCVMSIVRVVDDKLVCPTMKVEPQNAQQSNTNSKVAAELKSISVSKNPKDLEKFQNGDLKEVLGLDFKVPVLPNFASQIHVQNAEPSIYEMAQGASAAIVDLDPQNNKGEKAEEVCRRNNSSCKYIPNEIKSLSSDSTVHFSKGSLKLNYKYDVEKTGRLFLFYNVLLGENNGGASSGRGNGDSKTKLLGFYDIEVHRTCYASEGKNLYMYIGDTPPEKIPGEGEDFVNIGKGLQNGKYTIGDKSIGKKGYIYFGIKVDPGYEEQLKKAGDIENNYTVRMFVPKWPATFSRFFSYLQGTVLQVLYGTAMTHETEIVDVSKKVGEALSRGKPAGQEQKMGAVQQIYNNQVVSKPLWSAVRALLTLYLVFSVLGYIIGVLQVTKYDLVVRIAKITMILTLVSPGSWDFFYRHCFSLFIEGIPSIISAFNGYVGGDTSFKFLDSTLGLFLESDFWLRMLSLIPAGPVGWLLFVAIIWALWAFFKAMLRAIILYLFVIVALAFLVTLAPIFITFVLFQLTKGLFDAWIKMIVNFSLQPIILFASLAFLNQLILTSIHAVTDFTACETCIIGFDIVTEENKSIEKKDICVVPALLPIGFSNDLTIEDRIREDMARGTDKGFMGLPFSLAMVFVLVLACKATEEFGHISEVLAHSISGSVAGVAASAAGATQAMLGVVGLDAATQNLIKSARGMTPVGTEKLAFDTAESSQPRYEGAIHRPGLDPQGTVDAGGPQGAADSRGDVGDIAGPASVTAARAVQDVGASGDIVRGAGGDGAAVEFGEPASRRVADSGVDVGGHQASDEIGVGPAQGGEQYAGSDVVHGGGDSGKEVRALPDGGGGAGTSIPNSSMVGSNGASQDTYSSASGASSVESGDNVVYSAHASGVAGFEDLLGSTDPHSALTTSSEYSGRGASDDSRSDIARGEDANASGLPDNEENDESYAAREDILHSFGDDASFPESREEIGGSVSETGAADSGSAAGAGESTSSVEDDGEERNYSIGIESAVSESEDVVTSDRKSGALERGTDFSSGEGGFESHPDGGTSPNALPPSAETSAATRDIDTMVDAKEANSAEVDSESARDNYTVREQDFSYPEGAEARTDSDKEQGQNTGDGFEEKLSKDPDNVRSGNDEEDK, encoded by the coding sequence ATGTTTAGGTTATTGCTTGCAATATCTATAGTGCTGCTTTCTAGCTGCAGCGGGGGCAAGTGTATTGGACCTAGCACTGGCACTCTTTCCCAGCAAGAGATTGTTGTGCCGGTAATGCCAAAGGGTGCCGATAGTACCAGGCCTGCTATGTATTGGGTGAATTCAGGTCACAAAATTGATGATGAAAAAAAGAAGATAGAAATAACAGTTGAAGGCACAATAAATTTTTGTCCCTTAGACACCGCTGCAAAGCCTGTGAAAGTCAGGATGTATCCTGAAGATTTATTTTCTGAGAGAGAGGGATACGAGTTTACCGACACTCACGTAAAAGTGGTAGAAGGAGACCAGCTAAAGTTTTTTGCACATTCATATAATCTCACCATACCTGCCTGTGATGAGCTTTTGGCTAGTAATGGGTCAATTATTTACTATGGGCATGGTGTAATTTACAGCGATGACAATTGTAGTAAAGTTGTGCCAACGGCCAGCGTATGTTCTGCGGGGGCTGCTTCTATTGAGGACGACAATGCTGACAAGCAGTACAAGCTTCATATGAAAGACAAAAATGGAAAATGTACACCGCTCCCGGAAGGTGCCAGCTTTCCCAGGGTGGGGGGGACTCTTGTCCAGACGCCTAGACTACAGTTTCCTCTGGGGTATATTGGGAAGCTGTCTACAAAACCTCCCAATGAAATTTCGGTAAGCTCCAGAGATGTTGTGGTAACTGGGCGTGTTCACGACGCGAGAACTGTGGGGGTGGATTTACCTGAGTCGCAGCTCGATAGCGTCACCTGTAAGCTTTTCAGAGATGGGTACTTAAAAACCACGCTATCCAACTTGGTAAGTGTTAAGCAGCTTGCTGCAGGAGGAAGGGGGAGTGACTATAGGAGGAGGTATGAAATCGGAAACGGCGATACTAAGGAGTCGAAAGCAAAGCCTACTGAAGAAGAGAAGAGGAAAATAGAACGGGTTCTCTCTGAGTACACTGAATACGATATCAACTGCCATTGTGGCTTTATATGTGCCCCAGATAATGGGGGTCAAGAGAACACGTGTGTAATGTCCATTGTGCGAGTTGTTGATGACAAATTAGTGTGTCCTACTATGAAAGTAGAACCGCAAAATGCACAACAAAGTAATACTAATAGTAAGGTCGCAGCGGAGCTCAAATCGATTTCAGTTAGCAAGAATCCTAAAGATTTGGAGAAGTTTCAAAATGGTGACCTGAAGGAAGTTCTGGGTCTAGATTTTAAGGTACCTGTCCTGCCCAACTTCGCATCTCAGATTCATGTGCAAAACGCTGAGCCATCCATATATGAGATGGCCCAAGGTGCTTCTGCAGCAATTGTTGATCTTGATCCGCAAAATAATAAAGGTGAAAAAGCTGAAGAAGTTTGTAGAAGAAATAATTCTTCCTGCAAGTACATTCCAAATGAAATTAAAAGTTTAAGCAGCGATTCAACAGTGCATTTTTCAAAAGGTAGTCTTAAGTTGAATTACAAATATGATGTCGAGAAAACTGGCCGGCTGTTCCTCTTTTATAACGTGCTGTTAGGGGAAAATAACGGCGGTGCATCTAGCGGTCGCGGTAATGGCGATAGCAAGACTAAGCTTCTCGGATTTTATGACATAGAAGTGCACAGGACATGCTATGCATCTGAAGGGAAGAATCTGTACATGTACATCGGGGATACTCCTCCAGAAAAAATTCCAGGCGAAGGTGAAGATTTTGTTAACATAGGTAAGGGTCTGCAAAATGGCAAGTACACCATAGGTGATAAGAGTATAGGGAAAAAGGGCTATATATATTTTGGTATCAAGGTAGATCCGGGGTATGAAGAGCAGCTGAAAAAGGCGGGGGACATAGAGAACAACTATACGGTTCGGATGTTCGTTCCCAAATGGCCTGCTACATTTTCAAGGTTCTTTTCTTATCTTCAGGGGACAGTATTGCAGGTGCTATATGGCACGGCAATGACTCATGAGACGGAGATTGTTGATGTTTCAAAGAAAGTTGGCGAGGCTCTTAGTAGGGGAAAACCTGCCGGGCAAGAACAAAAAATGGGGGCAGTACAGCAGATATACAATAATCAGGTAGTTTCCAAGCCTTTATGGTCGGCGGTAAGAGCACTGTTGACGCTATACCTGGTGTTTTCAGTGCTTGGTTACATTATTGGGGTCTTGCAAGTAACAAAATATGACCTAGTGGTAAGAATTGCGAAGATCACCATGATCCTTACCCTAGTTTCTCCAGGAAGCTGGGACTTCTTCTATAGGCACTGCTTTAGCCTGTTTATTGAGGGTATTCCCAGCATAATATCTGCGTTCAATGGGTATGTTGGGGGCGATACATCGTTTAAGTTTTTGGATTCCACTTTAGGCCTTTTCTTGGAGTCAGATTTCTGGTTAAGAATGCTCTCCCTGATTCCGGCAGGGCCAGTTGGCTGGTTGTTGTTTGTTGCAATTATTTGGGCGTTGTGGGCCTTTTTCAAGGCGATGTTGCGTGCGATCATTTTGTACCTGTTCGTCATCGTAGCGTTAGCATTCTTGGTAACGCTAGCGCCGATCTTTATAACCTTTGTCCTGTTCCAGCTTACCAAGGGCTTGTTCGATGCTTGGATAAAGATGATAGTGAACTTTTCTCTGCAACCCATAATTTTATTTGCATCGCTAGCATTTTTGAACCAGCTCATTCTCACGAGCATCCATGCGGTTACAGATTTTACGGCGTGCGAAACATGTATCATCGGGTTTGATATTGTTACAGAAGAGAACAAGTCTATAGAAAAGAAGGACATATGTGTTGTGCCAGCGCTGCTACCTATAGGATTTTCAAATGATCTCACTATTGAGGACAGAATAAGGGAAGACATGGCACGTGGGACTGATAAGGGTTTCATGGGGCTTCCATTTAGCCTTGCCATGGTTTTTGTCTTAGTTTTGGCTTGTAAGGCAACGGAGGAATTTGGCCACATTTCTGAGGTATTGGCACATTCCATATCAGGAAGTGTAGCAGGGGTAGCTGCAAGTGCAGCAGGTGCAACGCAAGCAATGTTGGGAGTTGTTGGCCTGGATGCCGCTACTCAGAATTTAATCAAATCTGCAAGAGGCATGACGCCTGTAGGGACAGAAAAACTGGCATTCGATACTGCAGAATCGTCGCAGCCACGTTATGAAGGCGCAATTCATCGACCTGGCCTTGACCCCCAAGGCACTGTGGATGCAGGAGGTCCACAAGGAGCTGCTGATAGCCGGGGAGATGTGGGTGATATAGCAGGGCCAGCATCTGTGACCGCGGCTAGGGCTGTCCAAGATGTAGGTGCGTCCGGTGATATAGTGAGAGGAGCAGGGGGTGATGGTGCAGCGGTTGAATTTGGAGAACCTGCAAGTAGACGCGTAGCCGATTCCGGGGTGGATGTTGGAGGGCATCAAGCTTCTGACGAAATAGGCGTCGGCCCAGCGCAAGGGGGTGAACAGTATGCAGGTTCTGATGTGGTGCATGGTGGGGGAGACTCTGGAAAAGAGGTGAGAGCATTACCTGATGGTGGTGGAGGAGCGGGAACCAGTATTCCTAATAGTAGCATGGTGGGAAGTAACGGTGCATCGCAAGATACCTATAGTTCCGCAAGTGGAGCTTCCAGTGTGGAAAGTGGTGACAATGTGGTGTATAGTGCCCACGCGTCGGGGGTTGCAGGTTTTGAAGACTTGCTTGGTTCTACTGACCCACATTCTGCGCTCACTACCTCTTCGGAATATAGTGGAAGGGGAGCATCCGATGATTCTAGGTCAGATATTGCTCGAGGTGAAGATGCAAATGCATCTGGTCTGCCCGATAATGAAGAAAATGATGAGAGTTATGCGGCAAGAGAAGATATTCTTCATTCTTTCGGTGATGACGCTAGTTTCCCTGAGAGCAGAGAGGAAATTGGTGGTTCCGTTTCCGAGACGGGGGCTGCTGATTCTGGATCTGCTGCAGGGGCGGGTGAAAGCACTTCTTCAGTGGAAGATGATGGAGAGGAAAGAAACTATTCGATTGGTATAGAGAGCGCAGTTTCTGAATCAGAAGACGTAGTGACAAGTGATCGGAAAAGTGGTGCTCTGGAAAGGGGCACTGATTTTTCTTCGGGAGAAGGAGGATTTGAATCCCATCCGGATGGTGGCACGAGCCCAAATGCATTGCCTCCGAGTGCTGAAACCTCGGCGGCAACAAGAGATATAGATACCATGGTTGATGCCAAGGAGGCTAATTCGGCGGAGGTAGATTCTGAGAGTGCGCGTGACAATTACACAGTGCGGGAACAAGACTTTAGCTATCCTGAAGGGGCTGAAGCCAGGACTGATAGCGACAAAGAACAAGGGCAAAACACAGGAGATGGTTTTGAGGAAAAGTTAAGTAAGGATCCTGATAATGTTCGTTCAGGAAACGATGAGGAAGACAAGTAG